Proteins encoded by one window of Thermobaculum terrenum ATCC BAA-798:
- a CDS encoding cytochrome c biogenesis protein ResB, whose amino-acid sequence MSSKVRQDKAYVNNLRALLSIRLVILEISILILVLVAATLIPQVPLQTRGDPVKALEWLENRTDLQASITAFLSSLSIFTVSSSWWFIILWLSIALSVFAYLITRFPSNVISSPRRRYIHQTYDFGSTEPLFVASRIRAYLSSLGFSITLQVSDNSLAIYATKHWKNTWLLWIAHLGFILLLLGVILNSIYGWQITDIPVPNRERLDIPRTDLSVVSNGLSTSWDPLISSPIDYIARIDLYEGDKKVVSNYPLRVNNPVAYEGISLHLRSFGQAAIMRVYDTSGRLVFDGGIPLTSKDDIGRSYGVVQVENYDLKVSVPPENTYDPDIPAGTVKVDLYKSGTSHMGTKIVSRTAPQTIDRLRVMLLREDRYVGLSFSYQPFSPAVWLGGGLLLVGSAGMFIRRKGKLVFDLYANNDNCFCDLKADCMPLIDFSRALKSLGGKQLCTGWDNN is encoded by the coding sequence ATGTCCTCTAAGGTCAGACAAGATAAGGCTTATGTCAACAACCTGAGGGCTCTACTCTCTATAAGATTAGTAATCCTAGAAATCTCAATACTAATCTTGGTACTGGTGGCTGCAACGCTTATACCACAAGTGCCGTTACAAACACGAGGAGATCCTGTAAAAGCCTTAGAATGGCTAGAAAATAGAACTGACCTGCAGGCTAGCATAACCGCGTTCCTATCTTCTCTATCGATATTCACTGTATCTAGCTCCTGGTGGTTCATAATACTTTGGCTATCTATAGCTTTATCAGTTTTTGCCTACTTGATTACACGATTCCCATCCAACGTAATATCCTCCCCAAGGAGAAGATACATACATCAAACATATGACTTTGGTTCAACTGAACCTTTATTCGTAGCTTCCAGAATCAGGGCGTATCTGAGTTCATTGGGCTTCAGCATTACCCTACAAGTATCGGACAACAGCCTGGCTATATATGCAACTAAGCATTGGAAAAACACCTGGCTTCTTTGGATTGCCCACCTAGGCTTTATATTACTTTTATTAGGAGTGATACTAAACTCTATATACGGATGGCAGATAACAGATATACCAGTACCCAATAGGGAAAGGTTAGATATACCTAGGACGGATCTAAGCGTAGTAAGTAACGGACTAAGTACTTCGTGGGATCCTCTAATCTCATCCCCTATAGACTACATCGCGAGGATAGACCTCTACGAAGGAGATAAGAAGGTAGTTAGCAACTATCCCCTTAGAGTTAATAACCCCGTAGCCTACGAAGGCATCAGTCTGCATCTGAGATCCTTTGGGCAAGCAGCGATAATGAGAGTCTATGATACAAGTGGGAGATTAGTGTTCGACGGTGGCATTCCCCTAACATCAAAAGATGACATCGGGAGAAGCTATGGGGTAGTACAAGTTGAAAATTATGACCTCAAAGTCAGCGTACCACCGGAGAATACTTATGATCCAGATATCCCAGCCGGTACCGTCAAAGTAGATCTGTATAAATCTGGCACTAGCCATATGGGAACAAAAATAGTATCGCGGACAGCCCCTCAAACCATAGACAGGCTGAGGGTTATGCTCTTAAGGGAAGATAGATACGTCGGCTTATCATTCAGCTATCAACCATTCTCACCAGCGGTGTGGTTAGGCGGGGGACTTTTACTAGTCGGCTCTGCCGGTATGTTCATCAGGAGAAAAGGCAAGTTAGTATTTGACTTGTATGCCAATAACGACAACTGCTTCTGTGATCTTAAGGCAGACTGTATGCCGCTTATAGACTTCTCACGGGCTCTAAAGTCCTTAGGTGGTAAACAGCTATGTACTGGTTGGGACAACAATTAG
- the ccsA gene encoding cytochrome c biogenesis protein CcsA, with translation MYWLGQQLVYAVYAATILNLFAVFAAISDVLLTNYRYSTLSISYVDRRHSISYKLFSLFTLSSILLLALCFALRSLITGKPAFTNQYEFSVSLAFCLLLVNLFLYLKVYPKLLNASLSVLSLIVLVYSSFLNSLPTPAPPALQNNTMLLLHVTSALVAYSTLLCSALSTLLKYLCKFLWRDQYSLLIDRTESISYNTAGIAFLALGATLLFGSIWASVAWGYYWNWDPKETSTLATWLSIGAYLHTRRDQGKLKSRGDLFILVSLLLAGLTFTGNYFFESLHSYGGLQ, from the coding sequence ATGTACTGGTTGGGACAACAATTAGTGTATGCTGTTTACGCAGCAACAATCTTGAACCTGTTCGCCGTCTTCGCTGCCATCTCCGACGTGCTGTTAACAAACTATAGGTACAGTACTCTTAGTATTAGTTATGTTGACAGACGTCATTCAATATCTTATAAGTTATTCTCTCTATTCACACTTTCATCAATCCTATTATTGGCTTTATGTTTCGCATTGAGATCCCTGATTACAGGTAAACCTGCCTTTACTAACCAGTATGAGTTCTCTGTATCTCTAGCTTTTTGCTTGTTGTTAGTCAACTTATTCCTGTATCTAAAAGTGTACCCCAAGTTACTTAACGCCTCGCTATCGGTACTGAGCCTGATTGTCCTCGTGTATTCAAGTTTCTTAAACAGCTTGCCTACTCCAGCTCCTCCAGCATTGCAAAATAACACTATGCTCCTTCTACATGTGACATCTGCTCTAGTGGCCTATAGTACACTATTGTGCTCAGCATTGAGCACGCTACTGAAGTATCTCTGTAAATTCCTGTGGAGAGACCAGTATTCGTTACTAATAGACAGAACAGAATCTATCTCCTATAACACTGCAGGCATAGCGTTCCTAGCATTAGGGGCAACACTGCTTTTCGGCTCGATATGGGCATCCGTTGCCTGGGGTTACTATTGGAACTGGGATCCTAAAGAAACCTCTACACTTGCAACCTGGCTATCCATAGGGGCATACCTGCATACTAGGAGGGATCAGGGTAAACTAAAGAGTAGAGGAGACCTGTTTATCCTAGTTAGTTTATTGCTGGCGGGGTTGACGTTTACTGGGAATTATTTTTTTGAGAGTCTGCATAGCTATGGCGGTTTACAATAG
- a CDS encoding TlpA family protein disulfide reductase: MAVYNSEEEIRNSKKSNQRLLVGLIILASILAALLAWMFLSSSRNSVSLPSRPIKVGDQVPNWTITMMDGKHIDMRDLRGSPVWLNFWASWCGPCRAEMPDMAIVGKKFESKGGKLIAINVGESEGTIRSYLETTGLQGLPVAMDSDGKIANALGIYTLPVHVFITPDGKVVDVHMGSLDAKAMEEELSKIQR; the protein is encoded by the coding sequence ATGGCGGTTTACAATAGCGAGGAAGAAATCAGAAACAGCAAGAAGTCCAACCAAAGACTACTAGTTGGGCTCATCATATTAGCTTCGATATTAGCTGCTCTGCTAGCATGGATGTTTCTCAGCAGCTCAAGAAACAGTGTAAGTTTACCCTCTAGACCTATAAAAGTAGGTGACCAAGTACCTAACTGGACGATTACTATGATGGATGGGAAGCACATAGACATGAGAGATCTAAGGGGATCGCCCGTGTGGTTGAACTTCTGGGCATCCTGGTGTGGGCCATGTAGAGCGGAGATGCCTGACATGGCAATTGTGGGGAAGAAGTTTGAATCCAAAGGCGGGAAGCTGATAGCTATCAACGTAGGCGAATCAGAAGGTACTATCAGGTCTTACTTAGAAACAACAGGTTTGCAAGGACTGCCTGTAGCTATGGATTCGGATGGCAAGATAGCGAATGCACTTGGAATCTATACCTTACCTGTGCACGTGTTTATAACACCCGACGGGAAAGTAGTAGACGTACATATGGGATCGCTTGATGCCAAGGCAATGGAGGAGGAACTAAGTAAAATCCAGAGATAA